One window of Streptomyces sp. NBC_00273 genomic DNA carries:
- a CDS encoding aldo/keto reductase gives MNGTGVKDFRGLELGLGLIGIGRPWPGSDSPVSTADQTRTLLDRAHALGIRFFDTAAAYGASEQRLGDWLTTLPRSERDRLLIATKCGEEWSPQEGGRTDHSLDAVRRSFDTSIERLERIDLLQLHKCTAADFADDALIGWFAALKASMQVTALGASVSTPDALRLALDTQVFDTVQFPANTGNTVLAEAYEYARGTVLPLLNRPMASGALAGGPNPFTYHVTHFRRALVLTGTTDVEHLEANVKAFDQAVAVAVGSTESRTDGPTDGLPSGSADSSPNEGI, from the coding sequence ATGAACGGCACGGGTGTCAAGGACTTCCGGGGCTTGGAACTCGGCCTCGGGCTCATCGGCATCGGTCGGCCGTGGCCCGGCTCGGACAGCCCGGTGAGCACCGCCGATCAGACCCGGACCCTACTGGACCGCGCCCACGCGCTCGGCATCCGGTTCTTCGACACTGCGGCAGCCTACGGAGCCAGCGAGCAGCGGCTGGGCGACTGGCTGACGACCCTGCCGAGGTCCGAGCGCGACCGGCTGCTGATCGCCACCAAGTGCGGCGAGGAGTGGTCGCCGCAGGAGGGCGGACGGACCGATCACAGCCTGGATGCCGTGCGACGCAGTTTCGACACGTCGATCGAACGGCTGGAGCGGATCGACCTGTTGCAACTGCACAAGTGCACCGCCGCGGACTTCGCCGACGACGCGCTCATCGGCTGGTTCGCCGCCCTGAAGGCGTCCATGCAGGTGACGGCCCTGGGCGCCAGCGTGTCCACGCCGGACGCCCTGCGCCTGGCGCTGGACACGCAGGTCTTCGACACCGTGCAGTTCCCGGCCAACACCGGCAACACCGTTCTCGCCGAGGCCTACGAGTACGCGCGCGGCACCGTCCTCCCCCTGCTCAACCGGCCCATGGCCTCGGGCGCCCTCGCCGGCGGCCCGAACCCGTTCACGTACCACGTCACGCATTTTCGGCGTGCTCTGGTTCTGACCGGAACGACCGATGTGGAGCATCTGGAGGCCAACGTGAAGGCCTTCGACCAGGCCGTCGCCGTCGCCGTCGGCAGCACGGAGAGCCGCACCGACGGCCCCACCGACGGCCTGCCGAGCGGCAGTGCCGATTCTTCACCGAATGAGGGAATCTAA
- a CDS encoding alpha/beta hydrolase: MDTSRLLRTTGTVIAAAGLLLSGCTSGGLGEPGAAAFSPPESGTAAAQPSPDAAALRPYYEQKLTWRDCGVPGFQCSTMKAPLDYANPGSGQDVDIAVSRRKATGPGKRLGSLMVNPGGPGGSGIGYLQAYAGIGYPAAVRAQYDMVSFDPRGVERSSPVECLSGPAMDKYTQVDQTPDDPAERAELVKAFKEFAAACQTNSGRVLPHVSTVDAARDMDLLRALLGDEKLNYVGASYGTFLGATYADLFPGRVGRLVLDGAMDPTRPALELNRDQTEGFNTAFTAFAKDCAKQPDCPLGKGDPDAVEARLKDFFRKVDAQPVASGDPTRPLGEALATTGVIAALYDESAWPQLREALSSAMNGDGSGLLSLADSYYEREADGKYANLMFANAAVNCLDQPPAFSGPEAVDTALPSFEKASPVFGAGLAWAALNCTYWPVKATGKARELTAKGAAPIVVVGTTRDPATPYKWAKALAGQLESGTLLTYDGDGHTAYGRGSACIDTAINRYLLEGKAPQDGKKC, from the coding sequence ATGGACACCAGTCGCCTGCTGCGTACCACCGGAACCGTGATCGCAGCTGCCGGGCTGCTGCTCTCCGGGTGCACCTCGGGTGGGCTGGGGGAACCCGGGGCCGCCGCGTTCTCCCCACCGGAGTCCGGCACGGCCGCGGCGCAGCCGTCCCCCGATGCGGCCGCGCTGCGCCCGTACTACGAGCAGAAGCTGACCTGGCGCGACTGCGGTGTCCCCGGATTCCAGTGCTCCACCATGAAGGCCCCGCTGGACTACGCGAACCCCGGTTCCGGGCAGGACGTCGACATCGCGGTGTCTCGCCGTAAGGCCACCGGCCCCGGCAAGCGCCTCGGCTCGCTCATGGTCAACCCGGGCGGCCCGGGCGGTTCCGGGATCGGCTACCTCCAGGCGTACGCGGGCATCGGCTATCCCGCGGCCGTCCGGGCCCAGTACGACATGGTGTCCTTCGACCCGCGCGGGGTGGAACGCAGCAGCCCCGTCGAGTGCCTGAGCGGCCCGGCCATGGACAAGTACACGCAGGTGGACCAGACGCCGGACGACCCGGCCGAGCGCGCCGAGCTGGTGAAGGCCTTCAAGGAGTTCGCGGCCGCCTGCCAGACGAATTCCGGGCGGGTCCTGCCGCACGTCTCCACCGTCGACGCCGCCCGGGACATGGACCTGCTGCGCGCGCTGCTCGGGGACGAGAAGCTCAACTACGTCGGGGCCTCGTACGGCACCTTCCTGGGTGCCACGTACGCGGACCTCTTCCCGGGCCGGGTCGGCCGACTGGTCCTGGACGGGGCGATGGACCCCACCCGGCCCGCGCTCGAACTGAACCGGGACCAGACGGAGGGCTTCAACACGGCCTTCACCGCCTTCGCCAAGGACTGTGCGAAGCAGCCCGACTGCCCGCTCGGCAAGGGCGACCCGGACGCGGTGGAGGCGCGCCTGAAGGACTTCTTCCGCAAGGTCGACGCCCAGCCCGTGGCGAGCGGCGACCCGACTCGCCCGCTGGGCGAGGCCCTGGCGACGACCGGGGTGATCGCGGCGCTGTACGACGAGAGCGCCTGGCCGCAGCTGCGCGAGGCGCTCAGCTCGGCGATGAACGGCGACGGGTCGGGCCTGCTGAGCCTGGCGGACAGCTATTACGAGCGGGAGGCGGACGGCAAGTACGCCAACCTGATGTTCGCGAACGCCGCCGTCAACTGCCTCGACCAGCCCCCGGCCTTCAGCGGCCCCGAGGCCGTCGACACCGCCCTGCCGTCCTTCGAGAAGGCCTCCCCGGTCTTCGGCGCGGGCCTGGCCTGGGCCGCGCTGAACTGCACGTACTGGCCCGTGAAGGCCACCGGAAAGGCGAGGGAGCTGACCGCGAAGGGCGCCGCGCCGATCGTGGTGGTGGGCACCACGCGCGACCCGGCGACCCCGTACAAGTGGGCCAAGGCGCTGGCCGGCCAACTCGAATCGGGCACGCTCCTCACCTACGACGGCGACGGTCACACGGCGTACGGGCGCGGCAGCGCCTGCATCGACACCGCGATCAACCGCTACCTCCTGGAGGGCAAGGCCCCGCAGGACGGCAAGAAGTGCTGA
- a CDS encoding DNA polymerase III subunit delta' has product MPVWDDLVGQERVQAQLAAAARDADALVTAITAGTEPPAASKMTHAWLFTGPPGSGRTTAARAFAAALQCTSPDRALGGEPGCGFCDGCHTTMVGTHADVSTVVAVGSQILVDDMRDTVRKSYTSPATGRWQVILVEDAERLNEKSANAVLKAVEEPAPRTVWMLCSPSVEDVLPTIRSRCRHLNLSTPSVAAVADMLVRRDGVEPAAALTAARVTQGHVDRARRLATDEAARERRATVLKLPLRVDDVGACLKAAQELVDAAAEDAKQVAEEVDAKETEELRTALGASAGAGSRMPRGTAGVMKELEDRQKRRRTRTQRDTLELALTDLTSFYRDVLALQLGSSVAIANEEIRHDLDRVARASGPERTLRRIEAIIACRDSLDRNVAPLLAVEAMTMALRAG; this is encoded by the coding sequence ATGCCCGTATGGGACGACCTGGTGGGACAGGAGCGGGTCCAGGCGCAGCTGGCCGCCGCCGCTCGCGACGCCGACGCACTGGTCACGGCCATCACGGCCGGGACCGAGCCGCCCGCGGCGTCCAAGATGACCCACGCCTGGCTGTTCACCGGTCCGCCCGGATCCGGGCGGACCACCGCCGCCCGGGCCTTCGCCGCCGCCCTCCAGTGCACCAGTCCCGACCGCGCCCTCGGTGGTGAGCCCGGCTGCGGGTTCTGCGACGGCTGCCACACCACGATGGTCGGCACGCACGCGGACGTCTCCACCGTCGTCGCGGTCGGCAGCCAGATCCTCGTCGACGACATGCGGGACACCGTCCGCAAGTCCTACACGTCCCCGGCCACCGGCCGCTGGCAGGTCATCCTGGTCGAGGACGCCGAGCGGCTGAACGAGAAGTCCGCCAATGCGGTCCTCAAGGCCGTGGAGGAGCCCGCGCCCCGCACGGTCTGGATGTTGTGCTCGCCCTCCGTGGAGGACGTGCTGCCGACCATCCGCTCCCGCTGCCGCCACCTCAACCTCAGCACCCCCTCGGTCGCGGCCGTCGCCGACATGCTGGTGCGGCGCGACGGCGTCGAGCCGGCGGCGGCCCTGACGGCCGCCCGGGTCACCCAGGGGCACGTCGACCGCGCCCGTCGGCTGGCCACCGACGAGGCGGCCCGGGAGCGCAGGGCGACGGTCCTGAAGCTCCCGCTCCGGGTGGACGACGTCGGGGCCTGCCTCAAGGCCGCCCAGGAGCTGGTGGACGCCGCCGCCGAGGACGCCAAGCAGGTCGCGGAGGAGGTCGACGCCAAGGAGACCGAGGAGCTGAGGACCGCGCTCGGCGCCTCAGCGGGCGCCGGCAGCCGGATGCCGCGCGGCACGGCGGGCGTGATGAAGGAGCTGGAGGACCGGCAGAAGCGCCGTCGCACCCGCACTCAGCGCGACACCCTCGAACTGGCGCTGACCGACCTCACCAGCTTCTACCGGGACGTCCTGGCCCTCCAGCTCGGCTCGTCCGTGGCCATCGCGAACGAGGAGATACGGCACGACCTGGACCGGGTCGCCCGTGCCTCGGGCCCCGAGCGGACCCTGCGCCGGATCGAGGCGATCATCGCCTGCCGGGATTCCCTCGACCGCAATGTCGCCCCGCTCCTCGCGGTCGAGGCGATGACGATGGCCCTGCGCGCGGGCTGA
- the tmk gene encoding dTMP kinase translates to MTRAEQPAVVTAPANPTYDEALAADSRERAVRALLRTPRLRRLWSAQLVSGIGDALALLVLVLLAFQAAASEGGFGGGYRGQALAVAAVFGVRILATLLFGAVLLGPLAGLLGAGGKLDRRWTMIGADGLRLGLFVVAPLWLDWIPGHALIALLATVFVSGAAERLWTLAKESAAPTLLPAPPPEGATVRPLPDHLDALRRLTLRTSFAALPIAAAALLAATLVGKALGLGIDWFAANQAALGSYVASGLFAASVSLLLPLVLPGGATPRPRSPLEGLRTPKAGDRPDKGRTGAIPLLVMSCAAVAGAVSCAASVSVLHAFDLGGGPAAFALFVLALVGGTAAGIRATQAGKVLPALSRRRLMALAVAVTGLALLLTGLVPDTATVLFLSLLAGTAAGVAANTGHTLLDQETEEFRRARITEHLQAVVRVAVALGAVAAPVLAAAIGPHRLTGAEVVFAHGGAAFTLMLVGALLLPVAVVVLTKADDRRGVPLRRDLREALRGGEPAQAASATGFFIALEGGDGAGKSTQVQALADWIRGKGHEVVVTREPGATPVGKRLRSILLDISSAGLSNRAEALLYAADRAEHVDTVVRPALERGAVVISDRYIDSSVAYQGAGRDLSPTEIARISRWATDGLVPHLTVLLDVSPEAARERFTEAPDRLESEPAEFHERVRSGFLTLAAADPGRYLVVDAGQDPGSVTTVVRHRLDRMLPLSEAEVAAQAEARRLAEEEARRKAEEEAARKAEEARLRAEEEARLAREAEEARIKAEAEAARKAEEARLRAEEEARARAEAERLRLEAEEKARAAEAERLRRQAEEEARLRAEAEERRLEKQRRAEEALLKAEEARRLVAAEAAAKAAAAAAVAAAEAAAVAPAAPAPAPAPTPAPTPAPKVAMTKKPEPKPEPEPHPGDAVTVETPVVPAAPAAKPVKRVVQPDDVTQTVPVPKIDPASVAETAVLPPVRPADETAVLPPVRPADETAVLPPVRPAAPQAPQDSGTGRARSATRPTAQRPEENPADRVPSGIFRDSGNDRTRELPVFDGEGRPRRPRPDWAEETPLDDLPTLADELLGRHRDDEDGDEGERGPRRRR, encoded by the coding sequence ATGACGCGAGCCGAGCAGCCGGCGGTCGTGACCGCCCCGGCGAACCCCACCTACGACGAAGCCCTAGCCGCGGATTCCCGCGAGCGTGCGGTGCGCGCACTGCTGCGCACTCCCAGGCTGCGCCGGCTGTGGAGCGCCCAGTTGGTGAGCGGCATCGGTGATGCCCTGGCCCTGCTGGTGCTGGTGCTGCTGGCCTTCCAGGCAGCGGCCTCGGAAGGGGGCTTCGGCGGCGGGTACCGCGGCCAGGCCCTCGCCGTCGCCGCCGTCTTCGGGGTCCGGATCCTCGCCACCCTGCTCTTCGGCGCGGTCCTCCTCGGCCCGCTGGCCGGGCTGCTGGGCGCCGGCGGCAAGCTGGACCGCCGCTGGACCATGATCGGGGCCGACGGGCTCCGCCTCGGGCTCTTCGTCGTCGCCCCGCTGTGGCTCGACTGGATCCCGGGCCACGCGCTGATCGCGCTGCTGGCCACCGTCTTCGTCTCCGGCGCCGCCGAGCGGCTGTGGACCCTGGCCAAGGAGAGCGCGGCGCCCACCCTGCTGCCCGCGCCGCCGCCGGAGGGGGCGACCGTACGGCCGCTCCCGGACCACCTGGACGCGCTGCGGCGGCTGACCCTGCGCACGTCCTTCGCGGCGCTCCCGATCGCCGCGGCCGCGCTGCTCGCCGCGACCCTGGTCGGCAAGGCGCTCGGCCTCGGCATCGACTGGTTCGCCGCGAACCAGGCCGCCCTCGGCTCGTACGTGGCCTCCGGACTCTTCGCCGCCTCCGTCTCGCTGCTGCTGCCGCTGGTGCTGCCCGGCGGGGCGACCCCGCGTCCGCGATCGCCGCTGGAGGGCCTGCGCACCCCCAAGGCGGGCGACCGGCCCGACAAGGGCCGGACGGGCGCCATCCCCCTCCTCGTCATGAGCTGCGCCGCGGTCGCCGGAGCGGTGTCCTGCGCCGCGTCCGTGTCCGTACTGCACGCCTTCGACCTGGGCGGCGGCCCGGCAGCCTTCGCGCTGTTCGTCCTCGCGCTGGTCGGCGGCACCGCCGCCGGCATCCGCGCCACCCAGGCCGGCAAGGTGCTGCCCGCCCTGTCCCGCCGCCGGCTGATGGCCCTCGCCGTGGCGGTCACCGGGCTCGCGCTGCTGCTGACCGGGCTCGTCCCCGACACGGCGACCGTGCTGTTCCTCTCGCTGCTCGCCGGCACCGCCGCGGGCGTCGCGGCCAACACCGGCCACACCCTGCTGGACCAGGAGACCGAGGAGTTCCGGCGGGCCCGGATCACCGAGCACCTCCAGGCGGTCGTACGGGTGGCCGTGGCGCTCGGCGCCGTTGCCGCGCCCGTCCTGGCCGCGGCCATCGGCCCGCACCGGCTGACCGGCGCAGAGGTCGTCTTCGCCCACGGCGGCGCCGCCTTCACCCTGATGCTGGTCGGCGCCCTGCTGCTGCCGGTCGCCGTGGTGGTGCTCACCAAGGCCGACGACCGCCGGGGCGTGCCCCTGCGGCGGGACCTGCGCGAGGCGCTGCGCGGCGGGGAGCCCGCACAGGCGGCGTCCGCCACCGGTTTCTTCATCGCCCTGGAGGGCGGCGACGGGGCCGGCAAGTCCACCCAGGTCCAGGCGCTGGCCGACTGGATCCGGGGCAAGGGCCACGAGGTCGTGGTGACCCGGGAGCCCGGGGCGACCCCCGTCGGCAAGCGGCTCCGCTCGATCCTGCTCGACATCTCCTCGGCCGGTCTGTCGAACCGCGCCGAGGCACTGCTGTACGCCGCCGACCGGGCGGAACACGTGGACACGGTGGTGCGCCCGGCCCTGGAGCGCGGCGCGGTCGTCATCTCGGACCGCTACATCGACTCCTCGGTGGCCTACCAGGGCGCCGGCCGTGACCTCTCCCCGACGGAGATCGCCAGGATTTCGCGCTGGGCCACCGACGGGCTCGTCCCGCACCTGACCGTGCTGCTCGACGTATCGCCGGAGGCGGCGCGCGAGCGGTTCACGGAGGCACCGGACCGGCTGGAGTCGGAGCCGGCGGAGTTCCACGAGCGGGTGCGGTCCGGGTTCCTGACCCTCGCCGCGGCCGACCCCGGCCGTTACCTCGTGGTCGACGCGGGCCAGGACCCGGGGTCGGTGACCACCGTCGTACGGCACCGCTTGGACCGGATGCTTCCGCTCTCGGAGGCCGAGGTCGCCGCCCAGGCGGAGGCCCGGCGCCTCGCCGAGGAGGAGGCCCGGCGCAAGGCCGAGGAAGAAGCCGCCCGCAAGGCGGAGGAAGCGCGCCTGCGGGCCGAGGAGGAGGCCCGGCTGGCCCGGGAGGCCGAGGAGGCGCGGATCAAGGCCGAGGCGGAGGCCGCCCGTAAGGCGGAGGAAGCGCGGCTGAGGGCCGAGGAGGAGGCCCGGGCCCGGGCCGAGGCCGAGCGGTTGCGTCTGGAGGCCGAGGAGAAGGCGCGCGCGGCGGAGGCGGAGAGGCTGCGCCGGCAGGCCGAGGAGGAGGCCCGGCTGCGGGCCGAGGCCGAGGAACGGCGGCTGGAGAAGCAGCGGCGGGCCGAGGAGGCCCTGCTGAAGGCCGAGGAGGCGCGCCGGCTGGTGGCGGCCGAGGCGGCGGCGAAGGCGGCGGCTGCCGCGGCCGTGGCGGCCGCGGAGGCTGCTGCGGTCGCCCCGGCGGCTCCCGCGCCCGCGCCTGCTCCGACTCCTGCTCCGACCCCTGCGCCGAAGGTCGCCATGACCAAGAAGCCGGAGCCGAAGCCGGAGCCGGAGCCCCACCCGGGCGACGCGGTGACAGTGGAGACCCCGGTGGTCCCGGCGGCTCCGGCGGCCAAGCCGGTCAAGAGGGTCGTCCAGCCGGACGACGTCACCCAGACCGTTCCGGTGCCGAAGATCGACCCGGCCTCCGTCGCGGAGACTGCGGTGCTGCCGCCGGTCCGGCCGGCCGACGAGACGGCGGTGCTGCCGCCCGTGCGCCCGGCCGACGAGACGGCGGTGCTGCCGCCCGTCCGTCCGGCCGCCCCGCAGGCGCCGCAGGACAGCGGTACCGGGCGCGCCCGCTCCGCCACGCGGCCGACGGCCCAGCGTCCCGAGGAGAACCCGGCCGACCGGGTGCCGTCGGGCATCTTCCGGGACTCCGGCAACGATCGGACGCGGGAGCTCCCCGTCTTCGACGGCGAGGGCCGGCCGCGCCGGCCGCGCCCGGACTGGGCCGAGGAGACCCCGCTGGACGACCTGCCGACGCTGGCGGACGAACTGCTGGGCCGCCACCGGGACGACGAGGACGGCGACGAGGGCGAGCGGGGACCGCGCCGCCGCCGCTGA
- the topA gene encoding type I DNA topoisomerase, translating into MSPTSETAKGGRRLVIVESPAKAKTIKGYLGPGYVVEASVGHIRDLPNGAAEVPDKYTGEVRRLGVDVEHDFQPIYVVNADKKAQVRKLKELLAESDELFLATDEDREGEAIAWHLQEVLKPKVPVHRMVFHEITKDAIRDAVANPRELNQRMVDAQETRRILDRLYGYEVSPVLWKKVMPRLSAGRVQSVATRLVVERERERIAFRSAEYWDLTGTFSTGRAGDASDPSTLVARLNTVDGKRVAQGRDFGSNGQLKSEVLHLDEANARALAAALADTSFAVRSVESKPYRRSPYAPFRTTTLQQEASRKLGFGAKATMQVAQKLYENGFITYMRTDSTTLSDTAVSAARAQVTQLYGADYLPEKPRVYAGKVKNAQEAHEAIRPSGDRFRTPAETGLTGDQFRLYELIWKRTVASQMKDAVGNSVTVKIGGRASDGRDAEFTASGKTITFHGFMKAYVEGADDPNAELDDREKRLPQVAEGDALAAEEITADGHSTKPPARYTEASLVKELEEREIGRPSTYASIIGTILDRGYVFKKGTALVPSFLSFAVVNLLETHFGRLVDYDFTAKMEDDLDRIARGEAQSVPWLKRFYFGSEDATEVVPADGDHLGGLKELVTDLGAIDAREISSFPVGEGIVLRVGRYGPYVERGEKDAEGHQRADVPDDMAPDELTVEYAEELFAKPSGEFQLGKDPVSGNEIVAKDGRYGPYVTEILPEGTPKTGKNAVKPRTASLFKSMDLDTVTLDEALKLMSLPRVVGADAEGVEITAQNGRYGPYLKKGTDSRSLETEDQLFSITLDEALAIYAQPKQRGRAAAKPPLKELGTDPVSEKPVVVKDGRFGPYVTDGETNATLRRDDDVETITPERGYELLAEKRAKGPAKKVAKKAPAKKAPAKKATATKAAAAKKTTAAKKTTAKKTVAKKTATKKAAAAPAAPADE; encoded by the coding sequence TTGTCCCCGACTAGCGAGACCGCAAAGGGCGGCCGCCGACTCGTCATCGTCGAGTCCCCAGCCAAGGCGAAGACGATCAAGGGCTACCTCGGCCCCGGATACGTCGTCGAGGCGAGCGTCGGGCACATCCGCGACCTCCCGAACGGCGCGGCCGAGGTTCCCGACAAGTACACCGGCGAGGTCCGCCGCCTCGGTGTGGACGTCGAGCACGACTTCCAGCCGATCTACGTCGTCAACGCGGACAAGAAGGCCCAGGTCAGGAAGCTCAAGGAGCTGCTGGCCGAGTCCGACGAACTCTTCCTCGCCACCGATGAGGACCGCGAGGGCGAAGCCATCGCGTGGCACCTGCAGGAAGTCCTCAAGCCCAAGGTCCCCGTCCACCGGATGGTCTTCCACGAGATCACCAAGGACGCGATCCGCGACGCCGTCGCCAACCCGCGCGAGCTGAACCAGCGCATGGTCGACGCCCAGGAGACCCGCCGCATCCTCGACCGCCTCTACGGCTACGAGGTCTCGCCGGTCCTGTGGAAGAAGGTCATGCCGCGGCTGTCGGCCGGGCGCGTCCAGTCGGTGGCCACCCGTCTCGTCGTCGAGCGGGAGCGCGAGCGCATCGCCTTCCGCTCCGCCGAGTACTGGGACCTGACCGGCACCTTCTCCACCGGCCGCGCCGGTGACGCCTCCGACCCCTCCACGCTGGTCGCCCGCCTGAACACGGTGGACGGCAAGCGCGTCGCGCAGGGCCGTGACTTCGGCTCGAACGGGCAGCTCAAGAGCGAGGTGCTGCACCTCGACGAGGCGAACGCGCGGGCGCTCGCCGCCGCCCTGGCCGACACCTCGTTCGCCGTCCGGTCGGTCGAGTCCAAGCCGTACCGCCGTTCCCCGTACGCCCCGTTCCGCACGACGACGCTCCAGCAGGAGGCCTCGCGCAAGCTGGGCTTCGGTGCGAAGGCGACGATGCAGGTGGCGCAGAAGCTGTACGAGAACGGCTTCATCACCTACATGCGTACCGACTCCACCACGCTGTCCGACACCGCGGTGTCGGCGGCGCGGGCGCAGGTCACCCAGCTGTACGGGGCCGACTACCTGCCGGAGAAGCCGCGCGTCTACGCCGGCAAGGTCAAGAACGCGCAGGAGGCGCACGAGGCGATCCGTCCTTCGGGTGATCGTTTCCGCACCCCGGCCGAGACGGGTCTGACCGGCGACCAGTTCCGCCTGTACGAGCTGATCTGGAAGCGGACCGTCGCCTCCCAGATGAAGGACGCGGTCGGCAACAGCGTCACCGTGAAGATCGGCGGCCGTGCCTCGGACGGACGCGACGCCGAGTTCACCGCCTCCGGCAAGACGATCACCTTCCACGGCTTCATGAAGGCCTACGTCGAGGGCGCGGACGACCCGAACGCCGAGCTCGACGACCGCGAGAAGCGCCTGCCGCAGGTCGCGGAGGGCGACGCGCTCGCGGCCGAGGAGATCACGGCGGACGGGCACTCGACCAAGCCGCCGGCCCGCTACACCGAGGCCTCGCTGGTCAAGGAGCTCGAAGAGCGCGAGATCGGCCGGCCGTCGACGTACGCGTCGATCATCGGCACGATCCTCGACCGCGGCTACGTCTTCAAGAAGGGCACGGCGCTGGTGCCGTCCTTCCTGTCGTTCGCCGTGGTGAACCTGCTGGAGACGCACTTCGGGCGGCTCGTCGACTACGACTTCACCGCGAAGATGGAGGACGACCTCGACCGCATCGCGCGGGGCGAGGCCCAGTCCGTGCCGTGGCTGAAGCGGTTCTACTTCGGCTCGGAGGACGCGACCGAGGTCGTGCCGGCCGACGGGGACCACCTCGGCGGCCTGAAGGAGCTGGTCACGGACCTCGGCGCGATCGACGCCCGGGAGATCTCCTCCTTCCCGGTCGGCGAGGGCATCGTGCTGCGCGTCGGCCGCTACGGGCCGTACGTGGAGCGCGGTGAGAAGGACGCGGAGGGCCACCAGCGGGCCGACGTCCCGGACGACATGGCTCCGGACGAGCTGACGGTCGAGTACGCGGAGGAGCTGTTCGCCAAGCCGAGCGGCGAGTTCCAGCTCGGCAAGGACCCGGTCAGCGGGAACGAGATCGTCGCCAAGGACGGTCGCTACGGGCCGTACGTGACGGAGATCCTTCCCGAGGGCACCCCGAAGACGGGCAAGAACGCGGTCAAGCCGCGGACGGCTTCGCTCTTCAAGTCCATGGACTTGGACACGGTCACCCTCGACGAGGCACTGAAGCTGATGTCGCTGCCGCGCGTGGTCGGCGCGGACGCGGAGGGCGTGGAGATCACGGCCCAGAACGGCCGCTACGGCCCGTACCTGAAGAAGGGCACGGACTCGCGGTCGCTGGAGACCGAGGACCAGCTCTTCTCGATCACGTTGGACGAGGCGCTCGCGATCTACGCGCAGCCCAAGCAGCGGGGCCGGGCCGCGGCCAAGCCGCCGCTGAAGGAGCTGGGCACCGACCCGGTCAGCGAGAAGCCGGTCGTGGTCAAGGACGGCCGCTTCGGGCCGTACGTGACGGACGGCGAGACGAACGCGACGCTGCGGCGGGACGACGACGTCGAGACGATCACGCCGGAGCGGGGCTACGAGCTGCTCGCGGAGAAGCGGGCGAAGGGCCCGGCCAAGAAGGTGGCGAAGAAGGCTCCCGCCAAGAAGGCCCCGGCGAAGAAGGCGACGGCGACGAAGGCCGCTGCCGCGAAGAAGACGACGGCGGCCAAGAAGACGACCGCCAAGAAGACCGTGGCGAAGAAGACGGCGACCAAGAAGGCCGCCGCAGCCCCCGCGGCCCCCGCGGACGAGTAG